The stretch of DNA CTGGAAAATATCCTGCGAGAAGAAAAAATAATCAGTTCCAATTTGAAAGAAGAAAAAGAAGATTTGGAAAAAAGTCTTTCTTCATTAAGGGAGCAGATGATTTCACTTGAAGAAGAGGTAGTTAAACTGCAAAATGATTTAAACGAAGCACCTTCAAAAGAATATATAGAAGAGTTAAGGAATAATGTTAATAATTTAAATGCGGAGAATGAGCAACTAAAACAGCATTTGAACAAGAAAGATGAGGAAATTGAAAGGATTTTATCAAGTAAGGGAGAATTAGAACAAGAAAAGTTAAGTTTAGAAGAAAAGATAGAAGAACTTAAAAAACAAATTGAAAAATTGCCAAGTATTGAGTCATATACACTACTGGAGAAGACCCTATTAAAGGTTAAGGATGAGAACAAATTATTACAAAAACAAATTAAAGAGTTTTTAAAGATAAAAGAGTTAATACCTCTGTTAGAAGATAGCAATGTAAAGGAAAATATAAAAAATATTTTAGACGAGGTTGAAAGAACGAAAGAAGATGTAGAGATTAAAACTCAGGAGAGAGAAAAGATAATAAATGCCTCGACAACAATTATACGGAGGAAGAAAAAGCCGAATTTGGGTGAAATTCTTCTTACCGCAGGTATTATCGAAAAGGGACAATTAGAAGAAGCTCTTAAAATACAGAAGCAGACCCCAATGAAGCATTTAGGGGACATTTTAACTGAATATGGTTTTGTTTCCGAATATGCAGTAGCACAAGCATTGGCTTGTCAATGCAATGTGCCATTTGAAATGTTAACTGAGGCAAACATATCACAAGAGGCTGTCGAGGCAGTACCTACAAGGATATTGAAACAACATTTGTGCATACCTATTAGAATGACTGAAGATACCATAACGGTTGCTCTTGCTAATCCGATTGACCTTGTTGCAATTGAGGATTTAGAACATTCCTCAGGTAAAAAGGTTGAGGTTGTTGTTTCTACAAAGTCAGATATTAAAGCATTTCTCGATAAGTTAGTGCCTGTCAATTCATAAAGCACATATACATAAAAACTAATTCGATATTATCCAATCCTCATTAAACCAAGCGTGTCGTATTGTAGAGCCCTTGGTATCCTCATCTTTACATGAGTAAGAGCAATGAATAAGTCCATCATGTGTTTGAATCACAGAGGGATAAGAGTAATTTCCTTTACCAAATTCTGTTTCTTCGATGGCTTTACTCCATTTCCATGTTTCACCTTCATCATCAGATAAATATACACTCAATTTATGTCTACCATTTATTGTGTCATTACAGACTAATGCCCATTTGCCACTCTTTAATGTGATACATTCTACACTGGAACCAGGGTTAGGAATTTCTAACATGGACACATTGGACCATGTCATCCCCATATCTTTTGAATATGCAGTTCGTACTCGTTTTGGAATGCCATTATCACGCATAAACGCAACAATGGTTCCGTCCTTTTTCTTTACAAAACTGGGTTGAATATTTGAAATATTTTTTATTTCAGGGTCTAATATAGGATTGCTAAAAAACCAATGTTCTCCCCAGTCATCCGTAAATCCAGCCAAAGAGCAATTGAAGACGTCGGAATAAAGGCCAAGCATTATCCGTTGCTCCGTAATCATAATTGGATGAATGCGAGTCATCCAACCTAATCGCTGGGATAGTTTTGTTTGGGCGGAAACTTTTGCAAATTCAATTTCCTTTTTTAACTCGGGTTCTATATTTGTAAGCATATCGATGGCAGGTTGACCTTTTTCAATGACTTCTAAGAATTTTTCTTCTAAATTTAAAGGACGTACATGAATAACATCTTGCCACTTCCAGCGTGGCGGTCCATCTTTCTCATAATCTTCAGAAATACGATATTTTAATAATGACCCACCCCATTGATTGTCCTGAACCGTAATCCAAAATAGCCAAAGTACTTGTCTTGGGTCAATAAAAAGTACAGGATTACAATCAGGAAGGTCTGGAGTATCTGCCATAACGAAAGGGTCACACCAACGGTCTTT from Candidatus Hydrogenedens sp. encodes:
- a CDS encoding exo-alpha-sialidase — protein: MLSVIILLSSFLSEPFFQKENIFPPNDKHNHGSSIVETSEGTLLTVWFHGSGERTSDDVMLQGARKKASKDRWCDPFVMADTPDLPDCNPVLFIDPRQVLWLFWITVQDNQWGGSLLKYRISEDYEKDGPPRWKWQDVIHVRPLNLEEKFLEVIEKGQPAIDMLTNIEPELKKEIEFAKVSAQTKLSQRLGWMTRIHPIMITEQRIMLGLYSDVFNCSLAGFTDDWGEHWFFSNPILDPEIKNISNIQPSFVKKKDGTIVAFMRDNGIPKRVRTAYSKDMGMTWSNVSMLEIPNPGSSVECITLKSGKWALVCNDTINGRHKLSVYLSDDEGETWKWSKAIEETEFGKGNYSYPSVIQTHDGLIHCSYSCKDEDTKGSTIRHAWFNEDWIISN